The Pseudobdellovibrionaceae bacterium genomic sequence TCGATTGAGTCGCGGAGAAGAGCCGGATCTCGAGCATCACATTTTCTTCGACGACGTGTCTTCGGAGAGAGTCTTATGTCCCTCGGAAAGTGCCGCGCCGTGAGGCCCGGAGATTTTCTTTGACCGGTTTTTCAAAGCGCGAGGAAGCCTTCAAACGCACGCAAATTCCATGGTTCGAAAAATCTGAATTTCGACCCGCAAAGATTGCCGCATGAGCCTGTCCATCGCCATAGCGAGAGCTTTTCCGCGCACTCTCCCTCGCGAGAAAATCGCGCCGCCAAAAACCGTGTTAAACAAAACCCATGACGAATCGAGAACTGCACCTCAAAACAAAATCCGTCGCGAAAACCTACCTGCAGATCGAGGCTGACCTCGTGGCGCTCCTCATCGAGATGGATCGCCGCCGCGCCTTCCGCGATCTCGGGTATGCGAGTCTCTTTCAGTACTGCGTGCTCGAACTCAAACTCTCCGAAGCGGTGACGTCGGCTTTTATCACGGTTTCCAGAAAAGCCGCGGTCGTTCCCGATCTGATGGAGGCTCTCGAAACCCAAATTCTCACCGTATCAAAAGCCGCGAAGATCACGTCCGCACTGGATATCCAGCACGTCGAAGAAACCAAGCAGGTGATCAAGTTCGCTTCTCAGCATTCGGCCGCGGAAACGGAAAAGTGGCTTCGTGAGAAGAAGGGGCTCGAAACTCTCCATACGCTGAAAATCGATTCAGCCACGATGGCGAAACTCAAAAAAGCGCGAGCTCTGACGAAACGCGATTTCGCGCTCGAGGAAATTCTCGGCCTCGTGCTGGACGAATTCATTCAAAAACATGATCCCATCGAAAAGGCGAAACGTAGCCTTGGTCGGAGCGCGTCCGGGAAGGCCGCCTCCAAAAAACGCACTCCACTTCCGGTGCGGACCTCCAGAAATATGACGAACGCCGCATATCCAGTGTTGTCTCCGCGGACGGAGAGTCAAACTCCCATGCCGGAGCGGAGTCCTTCCGTTGGCATTGAACATCCCGCACCGAAACCGACGTCAAATTCGCTCGATAGCTTGAACACGAAAGTCTTGCCCACGTCCGCACCTCCCCCGCGGAAATCCTCCGCGCGCAGGCCACTCCCGGCCCGCATCAAACACATCGTGATCACCCGGGACAAAAACCGTTGCACGCACGAGATCCGTCCCGGCTTGCGTTGCCCGAACGACAAGTTTCTGGAGATCCATCACCGCCGACCGCTCCAGCATGGCGGCGCGGATACTCCCGAAAACCTCGTGCTCCTCTGCGCGGCCCACCACCGTCACCACCACCAGGACCTCTGAAGCGGTCGTCGCGGCGAAAATAGATCCGAAACCGAGACGCCGCCCCCGCACGACCGCCGCTTCATCTCAAACCAAGGCGCTCCCGCACCGATTTCGTCTCAAGCTGAGCGGATCGTGCGGCTTTTGTGACTGCGGTTCACGAGCGTTTTTCCCTATTCTGAGAGTGTCACAAACAAGGGGGAAACGATGAAAGCACAAACTTGGATCACGGTCGCCGCGATGACGCTCACACTGGTCGCTTTTCAGAACTGCGCGCCGGTCACCGCATTGAAAGAAACGATGCCGCTCGCGGGAAAAACCGACGCTCCCATCGTCGGTGAAGAGCAGATCTTCACCGAAACCCTGGGCTCGGATCTGCAACCCCAAGCCTCCAGCGAAGTTCTGGAATTCCAAGGCGGCGAGGAAGAGCTCGAAACGGTCCAGCAGGAGCTCGCCACCAAAGAAGTGCACAAACGCCGCTGCGTCTTCCATCTGGAAGGTTCGCGCGGGGCGCGCTGGTTCACCGAACGTTATACCCGTTGGGAAGACTCTTGCTCGAGCGAGCAACCCAAAGTCGCCGCGAACAATCCCCAAGCGCGCATCGTGAAAGTCGAAACGAACTTCGTTGCGGACCAGGTGCCGTTCGATATTCACAAGACGAAGTGCACGTTCACTTTCCGCGGCACGGCGGGCAACATCTGGATCTCGGAGCGTTACCGCGTGTCCGATGGTGTGTGTAACGGATCGGAGCTCGTGAAAGTGCGCGTGAATAATCCGAAAGCGACCGTCATCAAGATCACGACCAACTACGTGAACGATTCGATCGACCTGGCTTCGAAAAACAAGTGCACCTTCGTCATGCAAGGCGAGAAGGGAAACCTCTGGTTCAGCGAACGTTACGTCGGCGCCGACCAAACTTGCGACATCGAGCTTCCGAAGGTCCGCGCGAACAACCCGAAGGCGACGATCAAAAGCATCACCCAGAACTTCGTCTTTGACCCTTATTTCTGATTCACAACTTTAAGAGAGGACTGAAAACCAAAATCCAATAACGCTCATCCACCCTGACTTGCAGCGTGGCCTCAGGATCCGCCAAGAACGGCGGGTTCTGAGGCTTTTTTCATGCCTGAAGAGCCGAATGAAGCGCGAAAAAAAAGGCCGCTCAGGGCCTGGGATGCTTCCTCGGATTTCGCGGAAGCTCTTCGCAAACGTGGTGCGCAAGGAGGGACTCGAACCCTCAAGCCGTTAGGCATACGCCCCTCAAACGTACGTGTATACCAATTCCACCACTTGCGCACGTTTGGAAGAGCACCCAATTCATCCGATTTCACCCCCCATGTCAATGCCGTCCCAATTCTTTTGTGCGCCTAAAAAACCAAAGATGCCCCGCATTTACGCAAAATCATGAAAGCCCATTAACCACCGCCGGGGGGATCACCGTCATACCAGCAAGAGCATGATGCTCGAGTGCGAGGGGGTGCTGAGGCTCTAGGACGGAGCTGCCAACCCAGTTCAAACGACAAACGACTTATTCGTCCAAGGATGGAGCGAAAATGGGTCTGGATCTCGTGGTGATGTTTTGTGTGGTGTACTCGGGGCTGGTTCTGACGGGGATGTGGTTTTACCTCTCTCCGCCGAAAGGAAAACTTCTGCGCTCGCATGAGGATTTCCTGAGGCAACTGGACGAGCCCGCGCCGAGTGCGCGGATTCTGGAATTTCGCCGGAAATCCCTGTGAGTTTGTGGTGGTGTTTGTTTCCTAAAAAGTGAGTCGTGTTCCGTAGGACTGTTTTCGGTTGGGTGGTTCCCGGGGGCAG encodes the following:
- a CDS encoding HNH endonuclease gives rise to the protein MTNRELHLKTKSVAKTYLQIEADLVALLIEMDRRRAFRDLGYASLFQYCVLELKLSEAVTSAFITVSRKAAVVPDLMEALETQILTVSKAAKITSALDIQHVEETKQVIKFASQHSAAETEKWLREKKGLETLHTLKIDSATMAKLKKARALTKRDFALEEILGLVLDEFIQKHDPIEKAKRSLGRSASGKAASKKRTPLPVRTSRNMTNAAYPVLSPRTESQTPMPERSPSVGIEHPAPKPTSNSLDSLNTKVLPTSAPPPRKSSARRPLPARIKHIVITRDKNRCTHEIRPGLRCPNDKFLEIHHRRPLQHGGADTPENLVLLCAAHHRHHHQDL